Proteins found in one Oscillatoria sp. FACHB-1407 genomic segment:
- a CDS encoding aldo/keto reductase: MVQGQPLPDFAREIGCENWAQFFLKYVISHPAVTAAIPATTNPDHVAENLGALRGSLPDNQMRTRMVQHMKSLSGFDRIAQMPWYPGKQFAGLVRLPGLAATQNAELS; this comes from the coding sequence GTGGTTCAGGGACAACCGCTCCCTGATTTTGCCAGGGAAATTGGCTGTGAGAACTGGGCACAGTTTTTTCTCAAATATGTGATCTCCCATCCAGCTGTTACAGCTGCCATTCCTGCCACCACAAATCCCGATCATGTGGCTGAGAATCTGGGAGCATTGAGAGGTTCCCTTCCTGACAATCAGATGCGAACTCGCATGGTGCAGCATATGAAAAGCCTTTCGGGGTTCGATCGCATTGCTCAAATGCCCTGGTATCCAGGAAAACAGTTTGCTGGACTGGTTCGCCTACCCGGCTTGGCTGCGACTCAAAATGCCGAGCTGAGTTAA
- a CDS encoding choice-of-anchor tandem repeat NxxGxxAF-containing protein, whose translation MATTKHLPSITLASLGLVLSLGSSAQAFTFVEIANTNTSGFTSIDSIVYSINDSGSVAFSANVGGQSGIFLGNGGAIDTLVDPSEGFVNFSFIDINSIDTAVFITGGNDAIFRTEGGVISSVIDIPSSLGLLGFDAGGFPPFSELFINESGTIAFKVNGAGGEGGIFTANGGVFTPIAELPDFDTFRFSLNNNGEVGFFAISPLAPDGDALFIGDGTGMPTLLADPLGFGTVEGPSLNDAGTVVFDALFVDEMGNALQGIFKQSGGDPQLLVDTSTDFSSFDRQAINNSETIVFDASLDAGFTAIFAGPDPVADRVIGVGDILFGSTIVSLSFTHQTGLNNQGQFAFTATFDDGSVGIFRADPDDSDPQPVPEPMSLLGLFLLGATGVVSRLRDSIRRRRC comes from the coding sequence ATGGCAACTACAAAACACTTACCTTCAATCACCTTAGCTAGCTTGGGTCTTGTCTTATCTTTGGGAAGTAGTGCTCAGGCATTTACTTTCGTTGAGATTGCAAATACAAACACATCTGGCTTCACGAGTATCGACAGCATTGTTTATTCAATTAATGATTCAGGCTCAGTTGCGTTCTCTGCAAATGTTGGTGGTCAAAGTGGTATCTTTTTGGGTAATGGTGGAGCGATTGATACACTTGTAGATCCGAGTGAAGGGTTTGTTAACTTCTCTTTCATTGATATTAATAGTATCGATACTGCTGTTTTTATCACAGGTGGAAACGATGCAATTTTTAGAACTGAGGGCGGTGTAATCTCCTCTGTGATAGATATTCCTAGCTCTCTGGGACTGCTTGGCTTTGATGCCGGAGGGTTTCCGCCCTTTTCTGAACTGTTCATTAATGAATCTGGTACCATTGCCTTCAAAGTCAATGGGGCTGGAGGCGAAGGAGGGATCTTTACCGCTAATGGAGGCGTTTTTACCCCGATCGCTGAGTTGCCTGACTTTGACACCTTCCGATTTTCACTTAATAACAATGGGGAGGTAGGTTTCTTTGCCATTTCGCCTCTGGCTCCGGATGGCGATGCTCTATTCATCGGTGATGGTACCGGAATGCCTACACTTTTGGCTGACCCATTAGGATTTGGAACCGTTGAAGGACCATCTCTCAATGACGCTGGCACAGTAGTCTTTGATGCTTTGTTCGTCGATGAAATGGGAAATGCGCTCCAAGGCATCTTTAAGCAAAGCGGAGGAGATCCGCAGCTACTAGTTGATACCAGTACCGATTTCTCCAGTTTTGATAGGCAAGCAATTAATAACTCAGAAACTATCGTATTCGATGCATCCCTAGATGCAGGGTTCACAGCAATATTTGCTGGACCCGATCCAGTTGCTGATAGGGTGATTGGCGTGGGCGATATACTCTTTGGTTCAACCATCGTGAGTCTTAGCTTTACCCATCAAACAGGACTAAACAATCAGGGTCAGTTTGCCTTTACTGCAACGTTTGATGATGGATCAGTTGGTATTTTTCGAGCAGACCCAGACGATTCAGACCCACAACCTGTGCCTGAGCCAATGTCACTATTAGGTTTATTTTTGCTTGGTGCTACTGGTGTAGTTTCTCGGCTAAGGGACTCCATCAGAAGAAGGCGTTGCTGA
- a CDS encoding bacteriorhodopsin — MNLQSLFHWVYVAAMAIGALYFILLGTNPRGIHKHEYLIATFIPIWSGLAYTAMALDQGKVEVAGQITHYARYIDWIVTTPLLLLSLSSTAMYFMVKDWTLIASLMATQVVVIASGLVADLSTTDGTRFLWYICGVVAFLVVLWGVWVPLRAKARGQSVELSRHYDKLLIYFTVLWISYPITWLIGPSGLGLVNQTIETLLFCVLPFFSKVGFSYLDLNGLRRLNSVRTRAMATTPRI; from the coding sequence ATGAATTTACAATCCTTGTTTCATTGGGTTTATGTGGCTGCAATGGCGATCGGGGCACTTTATTTCATCTTACTGGGCACTAACCCGCGTGGCATTCATAAACATGAGTATTTAATTGCTACTTTTATTCCCATCTGGTCAGGTCTTGCCTATACGGCAATGGCACTCGATCAAGGCAAAGTCGAAGTGGCAGGTCAAATTACCCATTATGCTCGTTACATTGACTGGATTGTCACTACTCCCTTACTGTTGCTATCCCTCTCTTCCACAGCCATGTATTTCATGGTCAAAGATTGGACATTGATTGCTTCATTGATGGCGACCCAGGTTGTCGTCATTGCGAGTGGATTGGTGGCTGACTTATCCACAACGGATGGAACACGATTTCTCTGGTACATCTGTGGTGTTGTAGCGTTCTTGGTCGTCCTCTGGGGAGTTTGGGTGCCTCTGCGAGCTAAAGCTCGTGGGCAAAGTGTAGAGCTATCTAGACATTATGACAAACTGCTAATCTACTTCACGGTATTGTGGATTAGCTATCCGATTACTTGGTTGATTGGTCCTTCTGGTTTAGGTTTAGTCAATCAGACAATTGAAACACTACTATTTTGTGTGTTGCCCTTTTTCTCTAAGGTTGGTTTCAGCTATCTGGATTTAAATGGTCTACGGCGTTTGAATAGTGTTAGGACGCGGGCTATGGCTACAACCCCCAGAATCTAA
- a CDS encoding HPP family protein, whose amino-acid sequence MSQDRTSLKPIEGANRSLRRRLTLKGEFALALAPTTIILAVLALVEVLSRQRLLFASLASSAFLIYLDPQHGTNSVRTLITAQVMAATLGFLAYLLLGPGYVSAGCAMVVTIALMILLDAVHPPAVATSLSFALRAGNESNLVLFSLAVGITAMLVILERLALWLLAQSWRT is encoded by the coding sequence ATGAGTCAAGACCGGACTAGCTTAAAACCAATTGAGGGAGCCAATCGATCACTCCGGCGGCGGTTAACGCTCAAGGGTGAGTTCGCTTTGGCACTAGCACCAACCACCATCATCCTGGCAGTTTTAGCATTGGTGGAAGTTCTGAGTCGGCAACGATTACTCTTTGCATCGCTTGCATCGAGTGCATTTTTGATTTACCTTGATCCGCAGCATGGTACAAACTCGGTTCGTACGTTAATCACTGCCCAGGTCATGGCAGCCACGCTTGGCTTTTTGGCTTATTTACTGCTCGGACCTGGATATGTCTCCGCTGGCTGTGCAATGGTGGTCACGATCGCCTTAATGATTCTGCTTGATGCCGTTCACCCCCCTGCTGTTGCAACCTCACTCAGCTTTGCCTTACGTGCAGGTAATGAAAGTAATTTAGTGCTGTTTAGTTTGGCTGTGGGCATCACTGCAATGTTAGTGATATTGGAACGATTGGCTCTATGGCTATTAGCGCAAAGTTGGAGAACTTGA
- a CDS encoding cation:proton antiporter: MAIAQVLISQVESAMREVTIETNLKQFLLVLSVSLSVATLPKIVTWFRKIPYTLLLVIVGLGLAFLDVRLVHLSPELILSIFLPPLVFEAAWNLQWSRLKQDLVPICLFAVVGVLISIAGIALGLNQLAGLSLPTALLIGASLSATDPVSVVALFRELGVDKRLSTLMEGESLFNDGMAIVAFSFLSSFALETAQFQVQSILVQFFAVVGIGFGVGSLIGFGISYLTQRFDLPLVEQSLTLMSAYGTYLITEDLGGSGVIGVVTVGLILGNFGSRIGMNPRTRIIVTEFWDFLAFFVNSIVFLLIGDQVHFLVLGNNLSIIAVTLGAMLLTRAAAIYSLGFLSNRLTYSDIPLREQTILWWGGLRGSVSIALALSIPTLLADRESIIATVFGVVLFTLLVQGLTIQPLLKRLHLLGDQPIREQYMERVAHQVALNRVLKHLSQAEQRPGIEPEFYRYQETLVKGELDRLQQEIDQLQDEYPNLQGFTTEQLREELLAIEADTYAEFVQAGRLNRELAPLLQIVFQEDVGK, encoded by the coding sequence ATGGCGATCGCACAAGTGCTGATTAGTCAGGTCGAGTCTGCAATGAGAGAAGTCACCATTGAGACCAACTTGAAGCAATTTCTTTTGGTGCTTTCTGTTTCCCTCAGTGTCGCAACGCTGCCCAAAATCGTGACTTGGTTCCGTAAAATTCCTTACACCTTGCTGCTGGTCATTGTGGGTTTGGGCTTAGCCTTTCTCGACGTGCGCCTGGTTCATCTTTCACCAGAGTTAATTCTCTCCATTTTCCTGCCACCCCTGGTCTTTGAGGCAGCCTGGAATCTGCAATGGTCACGCTTAAAACAAGATCTCGTGCCCATTTGTCTGTTTGCCGTTGTCGGGGTACTGATTTCCATTGCAGGTATCGCGTTGGGACTGAACCAGCTTGCTGGGCTTTCCCTACCTACGGCTCTATTAATTGGAGCGAGTCTCTCTGCGACTGATCCAGTATCCGTTGTGGCACTATTTCGAGAACTGGGAGTGGACAAACGTCTTTCTACTCTCATGGAAGGAGAGAGTCTGTTTAATGATGGAATGGCGATCGTTGCCTTCAGCTTTCTCTCGTCGTTTGCCTTAGAGACGGCTCAATTTCAAGTGCAGTCGATTCTCGTTCAGTTCTTCGCCGTTGTAGGAATTGGGTTCGGAGTTGGTAGCTTGATTGGGTTTGGTATTTCTTACCTGACTCAGCGGTTTGATTTGCCTCTAGTAGAACAATCACTGACTCTCATGTCCGCCTACGGAACGTACTTAATTACGGAAGACTTGGGCGGATCAGGCGTGATCGGAGTTGTCACCGTTGGGCTGATTTTGGGCAACTTTGGCTCTCGCATTGGCATGAATCCTCGCACTCGCATCATTGTGACTGAGTTTTGGGATTTTCTCGCTTTCTTTGTTAATTCCATTGTCTTCCTGCTAATTGGAGATCAGGTCCATTTCCTTGTTTTGGGAAATAATTTGAGCATCATTGCAGTGACCTTAGGAGCAATGCTGCTAACACGGGCAGCAGCCATTTACAGTTTGGGCTTTCTTAGCAATCGGCTCACTTATTCTGATATTCCACTGCGTGAACAAACTATCCTTTGGTGGGGTGGATTGCGGGGGTCCGTCTCGATCGCGCTGGCGTTAAGCATTCCTACCCTTCTTGCTGATCGAGAAAGCATTATTGCAACCGTGTTCGGTGTAGTTTTGTTTACGCTGCTCGTACAAGGCTTGACCATTCAACCCTTGTTGAAACGGCTTCATCTCTTGGGAGATCAACCCATACGTGAGCAGTACATGGAACGGGTTGCTCATCAAGTCGCTCTCAATCGAGTATTGAAACACCTGTCCCAAGCCGAGCAACGTCCAGGCATTGAGCCAGAGTTTTATCGCTATCAGGAAACCCTTGTGAAGGGGGAGCTTGACCGTTTGCAGCAAGAGATTGATCAACTCCAGGATGAATATCCCAACTTACAAGGCTTCACAACTGAGCAACTGCGTGAGGAATTGCTGGCAATCGAAGCAGATACCTATGCAGAGTTCGTTCAAGCGGGTCGTCTGAATCGGGAACTTGCTCCTCTACTCCAGATTGTTTTTCAGGAGGATGTAGGCAAATGA
- a CDS encoding DUF389 domain-containing protein, with translation MFGLNGIRHRFRRLSNRQVEASQLQQLQTELLEESGLSVSYVVLIVGSCAIATLGLLANSTAVIIGAMIIAPLMLPIRGLAFGALEGNVLLFRKGLFSVVVGTLLAIALAWSLGLLVGLPDFGSEVLSRSEPTLLDLGIAVAAGGISGYAKVQPKISGSLAGTAIAVALMPPICVIGLGLSQADWSLSIGASLLYLTNLLGITLSCMLTFLLTGCTPLRRAKQALGWAIALTSMLLIPLSIGFAELIRQSRLENSLQAALVNRTVTFQRIELLEINTNWLTQPPHVRLSVRAQEVITPKQVQLLEAFVEREMGQPFTLIFTVSQVEEVTRDGTSRSTAQPKLGTSLD, from the coding sequence GTGTTTGGATTAAATGGCATTCGACATCGCTTCCGCCGCCTGAGTAACCGCCAAGTCGAGGCAAGTCAGCTTCAGCAGTTACAGACAGAACTGTTGGAAGAGTCAGGTTTGAGTGTAAGCTATGTGGTTTTGATTGTTGGTTCCTGTGCGATCGCCACCTTGGGGTTGCTTGCCAACAGTACGGCTGTGATCATTGGTGCGATGATTATTGCTCCACTGATGCTGCCAATTCGAGGATTGGCGTTTGGGGCACTGGAGGGAAATGTTCTTTTGTTTCGTAAAGGATTGTTCTCGGTTGTTGTGGGAACGCTACTGGCGATCGCATTAGCCTGGAGCTTAGGGCTGCTGGTCGGACTTCCCGACTTTGGCAGTGAGGTATTGTCTCGCTCTGAACCAACCTTGCTAGATTTAGGCATTGCAGTTGCCGCAGGCGGCATCAGTGGTTATGCCAAAGTACAGCCTAAGATTTCGGGGAGTTTAGCAGGAACGGCGATCGCCGTTGCCCTGATGCCTCCCATTTGTGTGATTGGATTAGGTCTATCCCAAGCAGACTGGTCACTCAGCATAGGAGCAAGTCTACTTTACCTGACGAACCTGTTAGGTATCACGCTGTCTTGTATGCTGACATTTCTCCTGACCGGCTGTACTCCATTGCGGCGGGCGAAGCAAGCCTTGGGTTGGGCGATCGCACTTACCTCCATGCTCCTCATTCCACTCAGTATTGGCTTTGCTGAACTAATCCGGCAGAGTCGATTAGAAAATAGCCTCCAAGCGGCATTGGTCAATCGAACGGTCACGTTCCAGCGCATTGAACTGTTAGAGATTAATACCAATTGGTTGACCCAACCTCCACACGTACGACTGAGTGTACGCGCCCAAGAAGTAATTACTCCAAAGCAAGTACAGCTATTAGAAGCATTTGTAGAACGGGAGATGGGACAACCCTTTACCCTCATTTTCACAGTTAGTCAGGTGGAAGAGGTGACACGGGACGGTACGAGCCGATCAACAGCTCAACCTAAACTCGGAACTAGTTTAGATTGA
- a CDS encoding DUF389 domain-containing protein, which produces MRQLIIQVPRGCGKKVFDLATTHQGVNLSQTEAMSGEDAIDLVTVHLPNRAVEEFLEQIQDLPDVHTTLLPSGVIALRPPADEAPEQVKQVQVRSPIEVFLSGLQSVGSWTGFLSYAAVAGVVVWIGLYTNTSYLLVAAMLIAPFASPAMNTAIATARGDWHLLWRSILRYFAALMVTILVAGGLSLILRQAIATTLIVERSQISTVAVLLPLAAGAAGAINLVQSERSSLVSGAATGMLVAASLAPPAGIVGMATAIGRWDMVINGLFLLLLQLFGINVSAALLFRLYGLSVRESRYSRGKKGVFPIAVTVTAIALAGLLTWQFSSPPELERSSRAQRANAEIQDVIQQEKLADLVEANIRFTRPSIPGQNTLLCVVYVQRAEGVTLPSEEIRSRLTEAIQTRLRERGFNVTPLVDVSVLEPPNRNP; this is translated from the coding sequence ATGCGTCAACTCATCATTCAAGTGCCTCGTGGCTGTGGCAAAAAGGTTTTTGACTTAGCGACAACTCATCAGGGAGTCAATCTCTCCCAAACTGAGGCGATGTCAGGCGAAGATGCGATCGATCTGGTAACGGTTCACTTACCCAATCGAGCAGTTGAAGAGTTTTTAGAGCAAATCCAAGACTTACCTGACGTTCACACTACACTGCTACCATCCGGAGTGATTGCCCTACGACCGCCTGCTGATGAAGCCCCAGAACAGGTGAAACAGGTGCAGGTGCGTAGCCCGATCGAGGTTTTTCTTTCGGGTCTGCAAAGTGTTGGCTCTTGGACAGGGTTTCTGTCATACGCTGCGGTTGCAGGGGTCGTGGTCTGGATTGGGTTATATACCAACACCAGTTATTTACTGGTTGCTGCCATGTTGATCGCACCATTTGCCAGTCCAGCCATGAACACGGCGATCGCAACAGCACGGGGGGATTGGCATTTGCTCTGGCGCAGTATTCTCCGATATTTTGCCGCCCTGATGGTCACGATTTTGGTGGCTGGCGGGTTGAGTCTAATTTTACGGCAAGCGATCGCTACAACGTTAATTGTAGAACGCAGTCAGATTTCAACCGTTGCAGTGTTACTTCCCTTAGCAGCAGGTGCGGCGGGTGCAATTAACCTGGTTCAGTCTGAGCGCAGTAGTTTAGTGTCTGGAGCCGCGACAGGGATGCTCGTTGCTGCGTCTCTGGCTCCGCCTGCGGGCATTGTCGGTATGGCAACTGCGATTGGACGCTGGGATATGGTGATCAATGGGCTGTTCCTACTATTGCTGCAACTCTTCGGCATCAACGTTTCAGCCGCTTTGCTGTTTCGCTTGTATGGGTTATCGGTTCGAGAGAGCCGCTACAGTCGAGGTAAGAAGGGGGTGTTTCCCATTGCCGTGACCGTGACGGCGATCGCCCTTGCAGGATTGCTAACCTGGCAGTTTTCTAGCCCTCCCGAACTGGAACGCTCCAGTCGTGCCCAACGCGCCAATGCCGAAATCCAGGATGTAATCCAGCAAGAGAAACTGGCAGACCTGGTAGAGGCAAATATCCGCTTTACACGTCCCAGTATTCCAGGACAAAACACCTTGCTGTGTGTGGTGTATGTACAGCGAGCAGAGGGAGTTACCCTGCCCTCTGAGGAAATTCGTTCTCGCTTGACGGAAGCAATTCAAACTCGATTACGAGAGCGAGGATTTAACGTCACTCCTTTAGTCGATGTCAGTGTCCTTGAGCCACCCAATCGCAATCCGTAG
- a CDS encoding potassium channel family protein → MSQVNLSPKRALEQEQSEILQQLEDWLEIPMLMLSFIWLALFVVELIWGLSPLLDALGITIWILFILDFGLKFFLAPRKLAYLRQNWLTVFSLMLPALRVLRVVRVARALQTARAVRGLRLLRVMTRTNRGMRALAASVNRRGFSYVVGLTAIVALIGAAGMYAFESDVPESALTDYGTALWWTAMVMTTMGSDYFPKTPEGRVLCFLLALYAFAVFGYVTATLATFFVGRDAENPAAEVAGAKEIAALKAEIAELRVELQVVLQQRQDKGNL, encoded by the coding sequence ATGAGTCAGGTAAATCTTTCCCCCAAACGTGCCCTTGAACAGGAGCAGAGTGAAATTCTGCAACAGCTTGAGGATTGGCTCGAAATTCCGATGCTAATGCTCAGCTTTATCTGGTTGGCACTGTTTGTAGTGGAGCTAATTTGGGGGCTTTCACCGCTACTCGACGCGCTGGGGATCACGATCTGGATTCTATTTATCCTTGATTTTGGGCTGAAGTTTTTCCTGGCTCCTCGTAAACTGGCTTACCTACGACAGAACTGGCTAACGGTATTCTCATTGATGCTACCAGCCCTACGGGTTCTGCGAGTGGTGAGAGTAGCACGGGCACTGCAAACGGCTCGGGCTGTCCGGGGGCTGCGGCTATTGAGAGTCATGACTCGAACTAATCGCGGGATGCGGGCGTTAGCGGCAAGTGTCAATCGACGAGGGTTTAGCTATGTAGTAGGGCTAACGGCGATCGTTGCACTCATTGGAGCCGCTGGAATGTATGCCTTTGAAAGCGATGTTCCGGAGTCTGCTTTGACTGATTACGGCACAGCATTGTGGTGGACAGCAATGGTGATGACCACCATGGGATCAGACTACTTCCCAAAAACGCCAGAAGGGCGGGTACTGTGCTTTTTGCTAGCCCTCTATGCGTTTGCTGTATTTGGTTATGTCACAGCAACCCTTGCCACTTTCTTTGTCGGTCGAGATGCTGAGAACCCAGCAGCGGAGGTGGCAGGAGCAAAGGAAATTGCAGCGTTGAAAGCAGAAATTGCTGAATTGCGAGTAGAGCTTCAAGTGGTATTACAGCAGAGACAAGACAAAGGAAATCTGTAA
- a CDS encoding glycosyltransferase, with protein MDQFYPVIPIYQTAQNKPAYALISVHGDPSIELGREGAGGQNLYVRSLGLALARRGCQVDMFTRRESPDQEAIVELAPGCRTIRLDAGPARFIPRTELFEYLPAFVEAWLLFVQQSGQTYELIHTNYWLSGWVGLQIKFSLGLPQVHTFHSIGAVKYGTIGTLPFIAQTRLNVEQQCLEQVDCVIATSPQEAITLRQAVSRKGQIRVIPCGINIQHFASVSKTAARQLLQIKPETRMILYVGRFDGRKGIETLVAACGKLLQPFQLYLVGGSRSHGSDAQEQQRIRAIVKDLGLEAVTTFTGPIPQKHLPPYYAAADVCVVPSYYEPFGLVAIEAMAAKTPVIASDVGGLQYSIVHNETGVLVPPRNAAHLAAAIADVFVNPERWKILAEAGQQRVQSRFSVSAVAAQIHQIYQCVAPFSSIRSAG; from the coding sequence ATGGATCAATTCTATCCAGTCATACCTATTTATCAAACTGCGCAAAACAAGCCAGCCTATGCACTAATCTCAGTTCATGGTGATCCCTCGATTGAATTGGGTAGAGAGGGAGCAGGAGGACAAAACTTGTATGTGCGATCGCTTGGGTTAGCACTGGCAAGACGGGGATGTCAGGTCGATATGTTTACCCGGCGGGAATCGCCAGATCAGGAGGCGATCGTAGAATTGGCTCCTGGATGCAGAACAATTCGGTTAGATGCGGGTCCCGCTCGCTTTATTCCTAGAACGGAGTTGTTTGAATACCTGCCAGCGTTTGTTGAAGCTTGGTTATTGTTCGTACAGCAATCGGGACAAACTTACGAGTTGATTCATACCAACTATTGGCTTTCTGGTTGGGTTGGGTTACAGATCAAATTCAGCTTAGGTTTACCGCAGGTGCACACGTTCCATTCCATTGGGGCTGTAAAATACGGGACGATTGGAACACTTCCATTCATCGCTCAAACTCGTTTGAATGTTGAGCAACAGTGCTTAGAGCAGGTAGATTGTGTGATTGCTACCAGTCCTCAAGAAGCGATCACATTGCGACAGGCTGTTTCACGCAAAGGGCAGATCCGGGTAATTCCTTGCGGTATTAATATCCAACACTTTGCATCTGTGTCTAAAACTGCGGCCCGCCAATTATTGCAGATTAAGCCCGAAACTCGAATGATTTTGTACGTCGGACGGTTTGATGGTCGTAAAGGCATTGAAACGCTTGTCGCAGCGTGTGGTAAATTGTTGCAACCATTTCAACTCTATCTAGTGGGTGGTAGCCGTAGTCACGGCAGTGATGCTCAGGAGCAACAGCGGATTAGAGCGATCGTCAAAGATCTGGGACTGGAAGCCGTTACAACGTTTACTGGACCGATCCCACAAAAACATTTACCACCTTATTATGCGGCAGCTGACGTGTGTGTTGTCCCCAGTTATTATGAACCATTTGGGTTAGTGGCGATCGAAGCGATGGCAGCTAAAACCCCAGTCATTGCCAGTGATGTTGGAGGATTGCAGTATAGCATTGTTCACAACGAAACTGGAGTACTCGTACCTCCTCGAAATGCAGCTCATTTAGCAGCGGCGATCGCCGACGTGTTTGTTAATCCAGAAAGGTGGAAAATACTTGCAGAAGCTGGACAACAGCGTGTGCAATCTCGCTTTAGTGTTTCAGCGGTTGCAGCCCAAATTCATCAAATATATCAATGTGTTGCTCCATTCAGCTCCATTAGAAGTGCTGGCTGA
- a CDS encoding response regulator transcription factor, whose protein sequence is MRILIVEDDVQIADMLIEALTNRQYVVDVAQDGEEAWNYAQTLEYDLVLLDITLPKLNGIRLCQQLRDRHFSLPVLMLTARDTIEDKIIGLDAGADDYMVKPFDLRELMARIRALLRRGSSASTATLSWGSLYLNPSTYEVTFDERPLHLTPKEYALLELLVSSGRRVLSRPGIIERIWSLEDPPTEETVKSHVKTLRQKLREAGAPEDFIETVHGMGYRLKQLE, encoded by the coding sequence ATGCGTATCTTGATTGTTGAAGACGATGTCCAGATAGCAGATATGTTAATAGAGGCACTCACCAATCGACAGTATGTAGTAGATGTGGCGCAGGATGGTGAAGAAGCTTGGAATTATGCTCAAACTTTAGAATATGACTTGGTCTTGTTAGACATTACCTTACCTAAGTTGAATGGAATTCGGTTATGTCAACAGTTGCGCGATCGCCACTTCTCCCTGCCAGTTCTCATGCTGACCGCCCGTGACACAATTGAGGACAAAATCATTGGGCTAGATGCTGGAGCCGATGACTACATGGTCAAACCCTTTGACTTAAGGGAACTTATGGCTCGCATTCGGGCATTGTTGCGGCGGGGCAGTTCTGCTTCTACAGCAACCTTAAGTTGGGGTAGCTTGTACCTTAATCCTTCTACTTACGAAGTTACTTTTGATGAACGCCCGCTACATTTAACTCCAAAAGAGTATGCCCTTCTGGAGCTTTTGGTGTCAAGCGGTCGGCGGGTATTGAGTAGACCTGGAATTATTGAGCGAATTTGGTCTTTAGAAGATCCGCCCACAGAGGAAACGGTGAAATCTCACGTTAAAACCTTGCGTCAAAAATTAAGGGAAGCAGGTGCTCCTGAAGATTTTATTGAAACGGTGCATGGTATGGGATATCGCTTAAAGCAATTGGAATAA